Part of the Pirellulales bacterium genome is shown below.
CCTCCAATACTGTCGCAGCGCGTCGAGCAGCAACGGCGACAAGGGCACCAGCCGGTCCTTGGCTCCCTTGCCCGAACGCACGTGAATCAGCATCCGCTGGCTGTCGATGTCTTCCGGCCGCAGGTGAATCGCCTCGCTGATGCGCAGCCCGGTGGCGTAGATCGTCAACAGGATCAGGCGATGGCTGAGTTGGGGAACACATTCCAAGAGACGCGCAACGATAGGAACGGAATGGCTCATGCCACGTGGTCGCTCAAAGGCGGCTTCCGGGCATTTGCAGAATGGCTCGGATTTGTTCCCGTGAGCCGGCTTTAGCCGGCTTCGGCGACTTGCCACCAGCTTTAGCTGGTGGAGGAGCAGATTGGTTCATTTTGGTAGCCGGCTTCAGCCGGCTTCTGGTTGCGGCTTCAGCCCAGGTCCCCGCATGGGCTATTAACCGTCCGCAGAGACCGCACAGATAGACGCGACGGCGCGAGTTTGATTCGGGACAACAAACCAGCTAAACTTTCCCCACCAAGTCCCGACGGTTTCAGTTCAGCGTGAAAGGCTTGCTGGCTCAAGCGGCTCTAGTCGCTGTCGGGTGTAGATGTCTTCAGTCGATGGGCAACCAGCCAGGCCCCTTCTGGAGTGCTTGCCTCATCCTTGGCACGGCTGCGACATGGGGCGGAGCATGAGCCGTGCCAAAGCGACGTCCGGCATGCTCGGATGGACCGGCGATGCGGCCACGGTCGAGCGAATCGCTCTTGATCCGGAGTTCGGGATTGAAGAATCGCCGTGATCTTTGCAGATATTCCCAGCGGCCGCGTCCGCCAAAATAGTGTCAGCATTGGCCGCCCGACTCGTCCTACGGCAACGACACCCGTTCCCCGCCGGACTTGGTGATTGCCGCGCGGAGCGTCTGCTGGTCGATCGTGTCGGCCAGAAACCGCACGGAGCCGTCACAAAAGCCGGCGAAAAAACCGCCGGCGTGCCAGCCGCCGAAGCGGGGCAAAGCTTTGTCGGGATCGTAGTCGATGTCTTCCGGTTTGGTCCACGGCACCGGCCGCTTGGCCTCCACGATGCAAATCGTGTTCGAGGTTCCGTCGGTGATTTCCTGGAACTTGGTTCCTTTGCCGTCCTTCGGTCCGAGCGCCGTCGCCGGGCCGACTAAAGCAAAGTAACTTGCCTCAGGCTTCGCGGGATCGGCCTGAGGGTCGCGAAAGACCGCGGGCATCCGGGCCAGCAGCCGTTTGTTGTTGTCGCTGTCCCACGGCTCGTCCATTTTGTATTGATCGTAGAGCGCCTGCTGCTCGATGTAGGGCAGGATCTCGACGCGCCATGAGTGAGGCGTCTTGCCGTCGGGACCGATCACGACTGGTGGCGGCAAGTGCCTGTACGCATCGTGGTAGTTGTGCATGGCGATCATGATCTGTTTTATGTTGTTCGTGGCCCGAGCGCGCGAGGCGGCCTGGCGCGCGGCCTGCACGGCTGGTGCCAGTGCGGCTACCGCGGTCTCGGCAACATCGAGATCGAGCTGCGACTGGACGGTGACCTGTTCTCCCTTGGTCTCGAGCCTGCTTTGCTTCAACACCTCGATGGCCAGGTCGCTCAGCGGCAGCGCGGCCGCGGCGCCGGCGTTCGGGGCCGCAACGGCATGTTTGCCGAATTCCTCGAGCATGTTGCGCGCCAGCGTCAAGGCGGCTTGCGCGGTCTGCCGGACATCGCCGGCGTCGTTGGCGTTCGCACAGTCGACGCGGGCCGCGATCTTGAGTCCCTCCTCGACGTTCGCGGTTAGGAACAACCGCTGGCCTTTCTCCCACAACGGCGCGAAGGCCGAGAGCGGTCCCAGGTCCGCCGCCTGCGGCGCCTCTTGGCGAAGGGCCGTGAACGCCTGGTGTACAGCATTCAGATCCAGCATCACGGCGCCTTCGCCGGTCGCAAGCTGCCGCCAGTCGTTCGCCCATTCCGGTCTCGAGCGCCCGCCCGTCAGCAGCACTTGTTGCACGAGGTTCTCCGGCCCCATCACGATCGTGCGGTCATCCGGCAACAAGAAAGCGAACCGCTGCGCTTCGTCGGGATTCACCGGCTTGTAATATTCGGGCATCGCGGCCTTGTAGTACTTCTTGCCGGCCAGTTCCACCTCAACGGGCTCGCCTTCGCCGGCGAGAATCTTGGCGTAGGGTTTCCAGTCAAAGGGGTTTTTGCTGCGATACATCCACAAGGTGACTTGGCGCGCGTTCAGTCGCGGCGTGGGTAGGGCCGTCATGGCGAACGCGATCTCCTCGATGTTCTCGACCTTCAGTCCGACGCGGCTTTCAACACTGGCGCCCTCGTTCACCAACTTCACGAGCGGCTCCATGCCCTCGCGGTCGAGCAGTCGCGCCGGCCGGAGTCCCATCACGACTACCGAGCGGGGCGGCACAAAGCTGAGGTCGATGGCGCCGCCCTCCGCACGAGGGTCGGCCGCCGTCGCCGCCGGTTTTGCGGGCGGCGCCGCGTGCGCCTGCGCGCTATCGCCGACCGGCGCGCGAATGCCTGAGATCACGAGCGCTACGATTGCCGCGACGCCGGCCAGGGCGACGGTGCGGCGGCGCGTGACGGGAACATTTCGCAGGCGTTTGGTTTGGCTGAGCATTTCAATTCTCCTGAGAAGGGTGCCCCGACTGGGTAAAAAGGGCCGAGCGGCCCAGGCGACTCGACGGTCGTCCTGACGCAGAGCCATCTGCGCCAGGGTGAATAAATAGGCTTCGCGTCCGCCCGACAGCTCCGCGGCGAAAGCGTCGGCCGCCAACTCCTGCTCCAGACGCAACCGGCCGGAAAGCCAATGCACGAGCGGATGATACACGTGCAGGGCCGCGGCGAGTTGTGCCAGCAGCCACGCCAGGTAATCGCCCCGCGCAATATGAGCCAGCTCGTGCGACAACACCACGCGACGCTCGGCGTCGGTCCAACTTTGACAATCGCTCGGCAGAACAATCACCGGGCGTCGCCAGCCCATCGTGGCCGGCGTCGACAGAGTGCTGGACTGCTTCAACTCGATCGGCCGCCGGCAGCCGGTCTGCCGGGCCAACGACTGGCATAGCTCGACGAGATGGGCGTCGGCAATCGGCGACAGTCGCCCGCGATACCGTTTGAGGGCGAAAAGGCCGATGACGAAGCGCCCCACCGCCAACGAAGCGCATGCCACGAACAGCGCGCCCGCGATCGCCGGCCAGCGCCATCGCGCATCGGCGGACGGACCGCGAGCAGTTGCCGCCCGAAGCTCGGCGCGAAAGATTTGCCAGTAGTCGTCGAACGAGAGCGCGGCCGCCGGCGGTCGCTTGAGGGGCGACGCGGGAGCGGCGTTCGTCGTGCCGTCCACCGCGGCGGTCGCGGTCGTCGCGCCCGACGCGCCGGCCGCCAAACCGACCGCGTCGTCGTCGCTCGCGGCCAGCGACCACCACCGCGGCCAGGGGCTGAAGGCCGCCAGCGTGACGCAGCAGAGCATGAGCAGCGTCGTGGCGGCGGCGGTCGCGCCGAGGGCCGGCCCGAAACGCCGCGCGACCAGGTAGATCGCCGCGCCGGCCAGCAGATTCAATGTGGCCTGCACGGCGCACCACACAAGAGCCATGCCGATTTCATTCATGTTTGCCTGCCTTGCCGAGAGGCTGCTGATGGAGAATTCGCTCCAGCGCGGCCCGTTCTTTGGCCGACAGCCGGTGTTGGTCGACGAGACGCAGCAGAAGTTGCTCGCGCGAGCCTTGAAATACGCGATCGACGAGATCGCTGAGGAGTTTGCTCGACACCTCTTCGTAGCTCTTGGCGGGCTGAAAAACAAAAGGCCGCCGGTCGTTGAGTTGGTTCAGAAAGCCTTTGTCGGCCAGGATGCGGACCAGCGTGGCCACCGTGGTGTAGGCCGCTGCCAGCCCTTGGCGCGCCAACTCGTCTTTCACGTCGGCCACCGAAAGCGGTTTCTCGTTCCGCCAAAAAACCTGCATGACTTCCAGTTCTCGCTCCGTAAGCTCTTTTGCCGGTGGCCGGGCCATCGCTTCCTCGCCGGATTAGATTTGGTTATCTAGTTCTTGTTTTATAGTAGCGAGAGGGCGAGGCTTGTCAAGAGGCGCTTTCTGGAATCTTTTGGACGAGAACATCGGACCGCGGGCAGACGGTGGCCCTTTTGAAATTCGAGGATGCTCGGCAGTATCTTGCTGGGCGTGCTGGCTACCTCACAAACGAAGGAAACCGCGGCACGCCTCGGTCAGAAAGTTCCTGGTAGCGGAAGGTGACGATGCTGCCGATGGCCGGCGGCCGCTCGCGTTGGGCATCGGAGAATCCGGTGCCGATCGAGAACCTCGTTCCGTCCGGCAATACCACGTCCAACGCGCCCAGCCGGCCTTTGTGACGCCCGCTGCCGGGCAGGTGCTCGACCACACGGGCCTCGGCATCGTGAAAGGTTTTTACCTTGAGCAACGTCGGCGAGCGGCCGGCCTCATAGCGCGATCCGGGCTGCCGCAGCATCAGGCCCTCGCCGCCGAGTGCCTCGACGCGCGTCAGCTCTTCGCGCAAATGATCGAGGCCGCGGCAACGGTCGTGTTGGTGTATCTCGGCAAACTGCGAATGGCCTGACGCCAAGCAGTCGCGAAGCTGCTCCAGGCGTTCTTCGAAGGGGCCGCTCGCCGCCGGCAGGTCGAAGACCAAATAACGGACCGACTTCCACAGGTCGCTTTTGTCCTGGCGGCGAACGATGCTCACGCAGCGCTGGAACGCTTTGCGGCCCATCCACAGCTCGCCGTCCAGCGGCAGGCCGGGCAAACCGGCCACAAAAAAGTCGGGAGCGTGGTAGACGTTCCCCAGCCGCGAGAGGAACTGCTTGCCGTCCCAGTACGCCCGAACGCCGTCCAGCTTCTCGCTCATCCACCAATCGGTCAGATCGACGTCGTTCTCCCAGGTGTGGGCCAACAGCAGGCCCGGCGCCGAGGCGTCGCCCGCTGCCCTCGCGCTTCGCACGGGCAGCTCGCCGCCGATGCGGTCCTGCTCGGCTTGTTCGCCGCGATAGGCGCGCAGATGTTTGCAGGTGCGGCGTTCGATCGGCACCGATTGGTTGCGCCACGCCGGACACGTGCAGCTATACACGCCACCGGTGTTCTTCAACACATAAGGCAAGCGGGCCGAGCCTTTGATTTCTGCCGATTCGCCGTCGTTCAAGTCGGGCATGAATCTCACGTCACGCGCTCATCAAAACGCGCCGCCCATCCCGAAGTAGTTATTGTAATAGGGATAGGGCGATCCGTAACCGTAGCCGTGACCGAAGGC
Proteins encoded:
- a CDS encoding tyrosine-type recombinase/integrase; this translates as MECVPQLSHRLILLTIYATGLRISEAIHLRPEDIDSQRMLIHVRSGKGAKDRLVPLSPLLLDALRQYWR
- a CDS encoding DUF1559 domain-containing protein, whose product is MNEIGMALVWCAVQATLNLLAGAAIYLVARRFGPALGATAAATTLLMLCCVTLAAFSPWPRWWSLAASDDDAVGLAAGASGATTATAAVDGTTNAAPASPLKRPPAAALSFDDYWQIFRAELRAATARGPSADARWRWPAIAGALFVACASLAVGRFVIGLFALKRYRGRLSPIADAHLVELCQSLARQTGCRRPIELKQSSTLSTPATMGWRRPVIVLPSDCQSWTDAERRVVLSHELAHIARGDYLAWLLAQLAAALHVYHPLVHWLSGRLRLEQELAADAFAAELSGGREAYLFTLAQMALRQDDRRVAWAARPFLPSRGTLLRRIEMLSQTKRLRNVPVTRRRTVALAGVAAIVALVISGIRAPVGDSAQAHAAPPAKPAATAADPRAEGGAIDLSFVPPRSVVVMGLRPARLLDREGMEPLVKLVNEGASVESRVGLKVENIEEIAFAMTALPTPRLNARQVTLWMYRSKNPFDWKPYAKILAGEGEPVEVELAGKKYYKAAMPEYYKPVNPDEAQRFAFLLPDDRTIVMGPENLVQQVLLTGGRSRPEWANDWRQLATGEGAVMLDLNAVHQAFTALRQEAPQAADLGPLSAFAPLWEKGQRLFLTANVEEGLKIAARVDCANANDAGDVRQTAQAALTLARNMLEEFGKHAVAAPNAGAAAALPLSDLAIEVLKQSRLETKGEQVTVQSQLDLDVAETAVAALAPAVQAARQAASRARATNNIKQIMIAMHNYHDAYRHLPPPVVIGPDGKTPHSWRVEILPYIEQQALYDQYKMDEPWDSDNNKRLLARMPAVFRDPQADPAKPEASYFALVGPATALGPKDGKGTKFQEITDGTSNTICIVEAKRPVPWTKPEDIDYDPDKALPRFGGWHAGGFFAGFCDGSVRFLADTIDQQTLRAAITKSGGERVSLP
- a CDS encoding BlaI/MecI/CopY family transcriptional regulator, which gives rise to MARPPAKELTERELEVMQVFWRNEKPLSVADVKDELARQGLAAAYTTVATLVRILADKGFLNQLNDRRPFVFQPAKSYEEVSSKLLSDLVDRVFQGSREQLLLRLVDQHRLSAKERAALERILHQQPLGKAGKHE
- a CDS encoding DNA ligase yields the protein MPDLNDGESAEIKGSARLPYVLKNTGGVYSCTCPAWRNQSVPIERRTCKHLRAYRGEQAEQDRIGGELPVRSARAAGDASAPGLLLAHTWENDVDLTDWWMSEKLDGVRAYWDGKQFLSRLGNVYHAPDFFVAGLPGLPLDGELWMGRKAFQRCVSIVRRQDKSDLWKSVRYLVFDLPAASGPFEERLEQLRDCLASGHSQFAEIHQHDRCRGLDHLREELTRVEALGGEGLMLRQPGSRYEAGRSPTLLKVKTFHDAEARVVEHLPGSGRHKGRLGALDVVLPDGTRFSIGTGFSDAQRERPPAIGSIVTFRYQELSDRGVPRFPSFVR